In the Necator americanus strain Aroian chromosome X, whole genome shotgun sequence genome, TGGAAATTTCAGACATGGAACGGAATTTTATACCCTCAATAAAGGTAGGGACAGGAACTTCTTCCTGTTAAGATCATTCTTTAAGCGCcagcaattttattttctcttactGACAATATTAGCAAATGATTTGCAGTACAAAATACTTTTGCACTAAGAacatttctgctctttttttctcttccttttacTTATTCTGGTGACGGTAGTAATATCAAGTGTTTTTGTTAAGGAATTTGTTcgaattttaaagaagaacaCTTCAAGTTTACCTTCACAGGACTGtatttaggaagaagaagagaaagagaaatttgttttgtttttatttagttataCATTTCTATCGCGGTGGAATAGGAgtgaattcaaaaatgaagaaaaatatggaacGAAGGCGTTCCGGAAGAAGCATTCTTTGTTGGTGCTGCTACATATGATACATAACGAATATGTAACTATGAGTTTATTTCTCAAACAATATGTtgacgtcaaaaatcatataccCATGTGGTGCAACTAtctctttttccaaaattttttccagaaaatatttttctcttagtgaaagatgttagaaaaaataattatatccAGTCATTAGAGCTTTCGCGCACGAATCTACTGATGTCCAGATTTCATAACTTAGGTGAAAATGAGgcgaattatgaagaaaaaagaattcgcgctctttttcctcttctgtCGCAGGATTAGCGATTTTAGTGTAGATAGTTGATTTCCTAGGCGGTATTGTGAAAGAACTCGAAATATTTAAAACTTTCCCAGTAAACCTTGGAACgtaaaatttttcatcaaaaaattcttatcGAATGAGCTTTTTTTACAGATACGTGCAAAAAAAGATTCCACGTCGCAATGCAATAAAAGAATCATATAATTCAACGAGATTGATTGGAAAAAACCCCTTTTTTATAGATTCCAAATAATTGCATAGTAATCCAGAGAGTAGAAATCCATAGTCCATGTAAGGACGATATAACCAGTGAGAGAAATCCGATAGCGTTTGGGAACGAAAAGATAACTGTGTGTTACGACactgttctttcttctttgcgaTCGTATTCACGCCATAATCGTCTACAATCTCATGAATGTTTGAACTTGTCGTAGTTATCACTACTCTTCAACTCTTCACATCGGCCTCAACACCTATATATTGGTTGGAAGACCACCCACCTTGGCGAGACTCCTAAACAGATAATTTTCCTTGGAATATTGAATACAGTACATCGGTTACGTATGTGTACACCCGTTAGGCGTCATGAACCAGTCGTATAAACGTGTTTTACATCGTCTACCACGTTCTCTATACTTTTCGAACTCATTTTGTACcgtaacttcttttttttctcgaagataGAGATACAACCATGGCTACATGGAAAACTGTGGACGATTTTTATGAACATTCTCATGTTGCATGTGTTCGAGTTGATGATTTGAATCAGTACGGTTAGTTatactgtttttgttttacatcTCTCTGCGTTTtctatgcttttttcttctttcacatccttaaaaggttttttttttcagggatttcAAAGAATCAGAAAGGAGGTGGGTACCATACATATACTCCAGCGACAACGTTTACACGGAAATTAATCGAAATAATTTCAGTATCatattatttgaattattcacTATTACTACTTGACAGACATATTGGTTTACGCCATTTATTTCTACTCTCAATATTGACCGTATATTCACTTCTCGGAGGATATTATTTATGGTATTTCGAAAGCAATGGAGAAGCTGaagtaaattattttctcaggttttttgttaaaaaagaCCCTCTGAACTGACTTTATGGATAGACTTTAGGATTACTTTGCCAGTATGAACTTGAAGACATTTTCCTTGCTCTTAAAATGACGTCACTTCATCCTTAGAACtctctgaatattttttttttcaaaagaattacCATATCTGAAGTGGTTTTAGGCAGTACCAGCCAGGAAAGCTGGTCTAGAGAATAAAATGCTGGAAATAGCTCAAAGATATAAGAATATGAACTCGAATCTaacgaatgaagaaaaatcggaATTATTAAAGGTAACGTTTTTGGAAGTGGCATTTTGTAATAGTTTTGTTGTGGAATTACATATGGTAGTTGGACaatatcacagaaaaaaagttgtggatTCAGAACTAGGGTTTATTCAATTAATCAATTTTGGTAACTATTCCATTCAATACTGTCCGATACTCATTCCATAAACAATGATCAATCATAAAACACGATTGGTATCGACTAACAACGTTCGATTACTGAACGATAATGACAGTTTTCAGAAAGATTATCTTGAACTCCTCAACACAGATGGACTTTATAAATGGTCAACCTACTATAAAAGTGATCATGATGATCACTGGAAATGGACATTTGGCAGCAGCTTTTTCTATTCGACAAATGTATATACTACGGTAGGATACGGTGGGTAAATttagcattattattattattattattattatttatattaactAAATTagcattatttatattatttttcgcATTCATATGCGAACTCGTAAAAGCTCAGACGAATTCTGAGTTGAATTAAAAGTCAGGACGACAAGCGCTTCattcttttatcattttttttacatcaaaATTGAAGGTGCTTTGTTCTGCTTCATCTATATGTGTAGTAAAAGAATAGAGTTATAATAAGTAGTAGTCAAGAAGAGGTAcgatattatttttctatttgacCATCCTATTTGTTGTTCCTCTGGAATGCCGCTGCTTCACGTATCAGTAGTGTGATTTTTTCTCGTTAAAAAGCAAATCCAGTCATTCCTAGATACGTTAATGCACGAAACCTTATTATTCAACGTAAATGcctcaaattttttgaaactacaTGTGATAATTCCCGAATTTGgactgttttcaaattttttgagagattttcaataattatcgttttatttctttgtataTGTACTAGCAAATGATGTATATCTTAAAGTCTTCTGACCTGGTTGATCTGTTAGGTCGATATTCCACTCATTGATGACTTGACAGCAACGCAACGGGAATATTTTGGCCTGTACGTCGCTCATTTTTAGAAATCCTcgatttttaatattttttataaaacCTTATTACAACATCtattttgttacttttctactttttcttttttgaagaaactagagtaaaatgattttctagaaaaataattttgtataGAGTTAAGGAAAGTTCAAGAACatccatgtttttcttctcatttctttcacaAATCGGTCATATTGAAGTCAAATACATAGAAATGTGCTTCTAGGATCAATTGCTCCTGAAACGTTGGCTGCAAAATGTTTTACTGTACTATATGGCACTTTATTCTGTCCTATAACATGGATTATTGTTCGTGATATTGGACAACTAGCACTTGTTTATATGACAACAGTTTATGCAAGATTGAAGCTACGATTGTGAGTGAGATTTtcatcttatttcttttttttactatcgATATacaatgtttgaaaatttatttcggCTGAATTAATTGTTTTAGCATGAAAATTGACGAAAAATCTGATCAGGTGTTCATGCTACCGATATGGATATGTGTCAGTATTTGTGGACGTGAGTCTATCACCATTTACGCACGATTTTTGTACGTTCacatcctattttttttctagtcatCATGTTTATTGGGACAATATGGGTGTACTATTACGATGCTATGTCTGGACCACCAGGATCTGGTCTTGACTGGTTCCTTTCGATGTACTTCACCTTTCAAACATTTACAACCATTGGTCTTGGTGATGTTATGCCTAATAACATACCAgtaagtctttttttcacttttctttaatATTAACTTAGTAGGAAGTATCTGGAGATCAGTATCTAAAGTTTATTACTTCAAAATGAGAGTAAGCCACAGTTTTCAGTTCGATCCAGTTATTTGTTCCgtgtttttcttcaccttGCCGATGTTGAAAGTTATGAACCGAATCTGCTACCTTAGTATGGAAAATGGTGTCTACGGTAAGACTATTCGCGCTTTCTATCAAATTATGGGAAAAATCTACTGTCAGCTGTCCTTAGCGCATCCTGGATTTATTGGTGAATCAAAATTAGTTAGCTTATTTATTGAGAACCTATTTAAGTTGTAAAAGACGAATCGTTACCTGCAGGAAGCTTTGTTTAagattttctgagttttttctttgttaaacTAAAACCATCTAGTGGTTTCTGGACCACCTCCTTCCTTACTCAGTGATCTTTTAGCTTGATATAACTTTTCAtgactttgttttctttttaagcaGGAATTACGTAGAAGTTGCTGAGATCTCCTAAATTCTCTGCCTGtagtttttctagaaaaaccACAGAACGGATTTCTCCTCCTTTTACGacagaaaaatcaattaaaaaaaacttaaaaaacacaagaaataaACGTGGTGGTCAGCATAGGATTATACAAAAAATACTCAAAGTCAGTAGAGGTCCGAGAAAAAACGACAGAAGAACTGAAACAATGACGGTGTGTCTTTACTGTTAACTCGTCattgaaagaaatacaaacttTAGAGGTGAGGTAGATTAGAAAGAGTGTGGGACTTCCACATGCGCTTACTTCCCATATTAatactctttaaaaaatctgaGCTATAATAGactcaaaacgaaatgaagcacgctgcagttgcgtaagcggttgcgctcgaagcggtgcggtggagatagcagttggaatcgagctgggaccatcgcgaaccaCGGTAGTAGCAATGGTTCTCACTCGAtcctgaccgctacgctccaccgcagcgcttcgagcgcaaccgcttacgcaattgcacggtgcttcatttcgttttgactcgactataactCGTCTAATTCAGGTGCGTTTGAGGTTCTAAGCAATAGAATACAGGCAAATTGCTGTAAACAAGCGGAACCAGCATCGCAGGtaatttcgaatattcgaccaAAGTCACTCCTGTTATTCGTTCGTAACTTATTTCTCATTATTCCAGATAGAAGTCGCTATGAAGCCAGGAGATCAGAAGCAAGCAGATGAGGTGGATATCTGAAAAGAAACGTTTAGATCCTGCTGATGTtatcgaaattttcttcttccagcTTGACTTCACTAATCAATTGACTATTCAATCGATAGCAACGTTTATGAAATCGAATGCTGACGTCTATGGCGGTCGACTGGGAAGAGTGAACCTGCGGAAATCCGACGTCGAATTGGAGTCATCCACGAGATGATCTCCGATCATCCTACTTCACTTCTGTACAACGGGCATCCACTTATCACTTGTTCATAAATATTTTACTGCACCTTGTGTACAGTTTCGGTACCGATGTGAAATTTCTTGAGTCACGTATTGAGTCTGAAAATCGTAGTTAAGGAATTTTCCTCTTCGTATGAAGTAACAAATGcataaaaaatgtttgaaaaaaagaagcgataAAATTGTGATTATGAAAAAATTCACTGATGAAATTAAAGAAGCAGTACTATCTTATTCCTGATAAATTCAACCGGAACATCACGTGAAGATTGGTCAAAACATGCCCTCCTCCATTTGAGGGACAGAAGATTATAAAACATTAGAGATTAACACACGAGGAATACTGTCCGAATACatagttctaatttttttacgaattCCTTATGGAGCGCTTAAAAATATCCGGATATATCATAGATGCAGATGAATGAGGTCAATCTAGGACTTATACGAGGTGGATTTTATCCATATGTGGGGTTGGTGGTTCACTGGCCCGGCTTGGAGCACTTCCAGGTCATCCATATCTTCCAGGGGATTCACGATCACATTAACTCCTTATATTCCCTAGCTCTCATTTGTTACTTGAAGACTACCAGTACAGGCTGAACATCGTTTGTTAAGCAGATTGAATTTGCGATTCCTTCTTACAAGATccaaaacattaaaattaatcgACTTTCGCTGTGGGACAAgatttcttatattttgttaattttgcatttttggcactttttctggataacaataataatgtaCTCTTAGAGGAACGAGTCACTTACCTATATATCGTTTATGTCGGCGCTAGTAGCGACAAATGGCGACGGTTGAGCTGGAGGTCTACAGGGCTCTCTGGCGTTCTTCTTGCACTGATACTGTAAAGCCATCTGTTTTAGTATGACCACGGATGATAAACTCTAGACGTTCACAAATAGTTCGTAGACCTTGGCCAATTTGTGCACGGATGTTTACACTAAACTTGTTTACTGTTGTGTTTATTACAGTAGGTTTATAACATAATGGTAGCCATTATTTCGCCAAGAAATGACGTGATGATCGTTGGGCTGTGAGCGTTTACATTACAATGTTGACCTTGTACAGGGTTTCGATGACGACATTTCTAGGAACGCAGTACGCAAGTACGCGTAAGGATCACAGAGACTAAAATCGTTTTTCTATCGTTGAAATGAAATCCGATCTCAGgttaaatattaatttaaaaattaaatcaggactaaaaaaatcgaaaacaataTCTTGTAGTGAAAGAAATCCTACAGCAAATAACTATTACATAACGctaagctctttttttttgtgcatgactttaaatttatcaaaaaaaggattacttatgtaacaaaataatattttatgaaGAGCTTGGAAGCGGATTCTACACtttcaatattatttaataGGAAAAATAGTCCTAGATCAAAGAACAAGGAATTATCCAGGAGTGTCTTAAATGTTTGAGATTAAGCTGACACACAGTGCCTATTTTCCCATAAAATATTTGTAACGTCAAAGTTTGATATCCACGAAAGCATGAGATGCTATCTGTTAGACCTATCGTGATAATTATACCGTAACCGATAACGTTACAGTAGATATAACAGTTCCTGTCCCATGAACAGTGGAACTTAGGAAACAGATTATTTCTATTACAGATTATTGTGGATGGAAAGAGCTGCAAGTTTGCGAATTTATCTTTAATCTGTAGTCTGTTAGGATTGAGAGCATCTCCTGAAGAATCAGATTACTCTGTGTTATATTTAAAGTCGATgctggtgtagtgtagcggtttgagatttcgcttcctgcacgatcgatcggaggttcgaagccaccgtagtgctcaccaaaccccggggtcgctaaattggtagcagattgtctgggaaaataaaaacactggcttgacagACTatccctcgcaagtcattgtataggccagtgacacgttcgtaaacctcaaacgattctaaattgaagtgaagcccaagcggattaattaacgccagaaactttgtcctAACTTTATATTAAATTCACTatagtcactggcgtatcaatccacttaggatgcgccaacacgatttgttggaattcgtaatcattgaggttttttggaacgcgtgttggcttatacaatgaattgGGGGGGGGCAGtgatcaagtcagcgtttttatcctttcagacCAGTCTGGTGCCTATCAACCCAGAAGGGATCAAAGGCTTAgcttgcactagggcggtttcgaaccatcgaccgtgtgccTATAACGGACCTCTAAACGACTGCGCCACACACACCCCTGCGTTATATTTGTAAGGTTAAAAGCAATTTATTGGcagatataaaaaaaaataaagagaatttCCTGCCTTTCCTGAAAAGAGCACTCCacttaaaaatcaaatttgaaggGGTTTATTTAAGGTTAATATTCAAAAGTTAGTAATAATTaagtaaaagaagaataaggataataatagtagtagatAGTAAAGATTAGTAAaagaagaatgttttttttttttcatttctattcctTTCGATTTATATAACCCTTAGCGAAACGatgtaaaaaattgaatctgGTCTAGTCGCACCCATTTCAACGTCATTTACTGGATTCATTCAGAAAGCAGGGCTATAATACTTAGTAAAGAGGTATTTACCTGTAAAAAGCAGGTTGTGAAGTAGTAAGAATGGTCTCCGGGAGTTTACTATGGAGTAAAAAGTTGCGGCAACAATGTATCATGTTATTTTCACGTGATTATATCAACCGTACCAATGATGTCATTGTTATGCCACGCCTATCCGTTTTAAGCGTTCTTTAAGAGGACCGCGATGAGATCGAGATCCATCATAGGTTTCTTGTAGATGTTTTGATGAATCCACACTTTATTTATCGTTTTACTGTGTTCATTTATTCATGTACTGGAAATATTTGCAGtatatgttaaaaaaaaccttagtaAATCAAAGTTcccttcaaatatttcagaatGGGACGTGAAACAATCGGTGAATTCTTCTATCATTCCCGAGTTCCTAAAATTGACATCACTAATTTCAATGATACAACAAATTACAAATATACAGGTGCagtattttttattaaaaagaaTTATCCCAATATGACAGAAATTTAAGTGATATCATCCAGATGATCCAACTCTTATTTAATAAGATCGTCCTCAAACACTCATTATTCCTCATTATTCTTCCAATGTCTCACCAATGGTCTGTATCATTAACTAAGTTAATACACactgattcaaaaaaaagctttagcAAGTGTtggtaattaataattaactaGTATTAGTAAACctattttagtgttttttcttttttatttgatttttaacggaaaaaaaacctggttcttgaagaattttcttgaCGTTGAAGGGTGCAGTGAAactgaaactttgaaaatatcgTATGTCATATCAACAACATAGAGCAATTCCGGAATTTCAGCAGAACCAGAAATAAAACGAATCGATCCATGCCCCACTACGAAATGCATTCATCAAAGAGAACAGAATATAGGTAATTTCtaaagtatttttgaaaatacccgAAAAATTTACCCAGCGGATTGTTTAAGGATACAAATGGAACAAATATTACTGGCTATGGAAAGCTAACGAATGGATTGGTCTACGCCATTTATTTATGATATTTATGATCATTGCTTATACAAGTATTGGagcgtttttattttacaggATCGAATCTAGAAATGAAAGAGTTGTAAGTATTATTTGGTGTATAGCTCCATTGTCCTCCGTTCTTATATGATTTTAAGGTTTACCCTATTCGTGTCAAGTACCTAAACGGAAAGGTTCTGGATATAGCAAAGAAGCTTAAGGAGAACTCATCGTGGAACATTTCAAGGATATTTCAAGAGTTTAAGGTTTGGTGTTTTCCAAGGATTGAAAATCTCTAAAGTAATGTGTACATATGTCAGGGGTcagactaatttttttttcaagtaaacaTCTCCAGAAAATACTTTTCTAGACGGACTACAAGGATTTGCTTGCTTTCGACAATGTTTACAAATGGTCTGCTTATTATCGTACAGATGTACAGTATAAGTGGAATCCATGGAGTGCAACATTTTTTGCGATGAACCTATACACAACTGTTGGTTACGGTAAGCTAATGTCAAATTTTAGTTGTTCTATCTAGATATGGTGAATATTTACGAATCCAGGAACAATTGCTGCCGAAACTACCATCGGAATAGCTGTAGTTATTCTTTATACATTACTTTTCTGCCCAGTAACAATGGTAATTAGTCGTGATTTGGGACAGTTTGGCTTGGTTTACCTAACAAAACTGTATGGTTTCATAAAATTCCGATATACGTAAGTTTTTTATGCACTTAAAAAGGTTTGATTTCTTGTAGATTATCCTGATAATTTGAAGGTCCACGATAGAAAAAGCGAAACTCCATGCTGATGATCTTATAATCCTCCCTATAAAATACGGCTGGATAGCTATGTTCGGTTCGTTTTTGCTGATCGTACTAGTAAAGTGTTTGTTGAGTTAAccaaaaagattaaaaatttcaggatttcttGGTATTACCACAATTTTCTTGTACTACTATGATGGTCTCACCGGTCCCGATGTTGGCTTATCGTGGTGggagtgtttttatttctctgtaCAAACCTATACTACTGCTGGATTCGGTGATATCATGCCCATCAACGTTACGGTAacttcatttctcattttcaacattattaaaaaaacaaaaaaaataaaaacagcaaaTACTTATAAAATGAAACGTAAGGACCTGCAATCAGTGTTTTcctcgctgttttttttttctcctagacAGTTTTCCTTTAGTTTCTCGGATCTTTCGACTCTTAACGTCATAATATTCATCGCTTTACTTGATTACCTTTAATTACCTTGTATTCTAAACAGTTattcaaaggaaaagaaactgagtaatttttttctggaaaccaACGTAGCTCAGTTTCTCTTCCCGTTGTTTCATCGTctttaatatttaaaattttcttaagaTAAATTATTTTCGACCAATGACCTAACATATTTTTAGTTCGATCCTATTGTGGGTCTCGTCTACTTCTTTTGTTTACCAGTGCTGAAGGTTGTAAATCGAATGACTTATTTATACTTGGAAAACGGGATCCACGGTATGTGTActaaaacaattttgaatttcgcaatcgataacatgattttttttaatgtaactGTCGATATTTTGCGCATGTGAACTATGgctttaaatgtttttttagcccagaatttaattttagcgCAATCCTGAGATTGTTTATTATTGACGTATAACTTGACGGACAActctatattttttgttgttaagaCAACCATAATTCTTTTTATAGGATACTTTGCTATGAtcgaatcaaaaatcaatcgCTATTTGAATAACACGCACACTACAAGTTGCCCGGTACTTAAATATTCATATTTGTACTTATAATCTAGTACTTAAATTATTTATCATGTTGAATTTAAGCTATCAAACTCTCAAATACCTTGCACAACCTTGCGTGAGAAAGATTACGGCAGCAATTATGAGGTTTgtgcgactttttttttatttaataatcTTTCTATTCTTCCTAAAAGCATCCAACACTAACAAGTACATGGATACCATTTACTGCCATTTTTCGAGGCAATCCTTCAAAGTATCAAAATTTTCAGCCCAGAAACTACAGCCAGATGGCTTTAATTATCTTCAAAAATCCTAGGAATCAAGTCAATTACTCTTTCATTGGGCTAGGATGTAACCTTTTTCTAAAAGGGATTGCTTAACAGAGTTTAGCCTCATGAACAATTAGAGTAAGCGTTAATACGTTTCTCCGTCAGATCCCCCACATAAGCTGAATAGTGTGGATTTTCATTATCCACAAATTTCCAGCCGttaattagaaagaaagcaTTGAGCGATTAGTGAGAGCATGTTGCTGTCAGATCACCTTATTGCTATTCACTGCTATTCAAACTCTATGTAACGAATGaagatatccagaaaaagaaactttcttttttccagccTGAATGGGTCAACAACTTCACCATTCATTCGTTAGCTGCTATGGCATCAAGTTCAGCTGATGTATTCGGTGGAAATCTTGGAAGAGTTGATTTGAGAACCGACGATTTATTACCAGTACAGGATCCTATAAGAAAACCTAGTAATGCTGCTTAATTGCAACGCATCAGCAGCAGGTGAATTGAAAAGAGCAGACCTCATGACTTAATGATATCCATGAAAGTTCTGTAAAACCTTTTTCAATACTTTCTGCTCTGGATTTAATGTGATACAATTTCTGGAAGTCGTCCTTTACAATTATTGTGGCCAGTGTAAATAAACTAGTGATCTGTTAGGTTGTATATCTTCTCTACTTTTCCCTTATAAGTCCTTGAAATATTAGTAgggt is a window encoding:
- a CDS encoding hypothetical protein (NECATOR_CHRX.G26285.T3), producing the protein MATWKTVDDFYEHSHVACVRVDDLNQYGISKNQKGVSYYLNYSLLLLDRHIGLRHLFLLSILTVYSLLGGYYLWYFESNGEAEAVPARKAGLENKMLEIAQRYKNMNSNLTNEEKSELLKKDYLELLNTDGLYKWSTYYKSDHDDHWKWTFGSSFFYSTNVYTTVGYGSIAPETLAAKCFTVLYGTLFCPITWIIVRDIGQLALVYMTTVYARLKLRFMKIDEKSDQVFMLPIWICVSICGLIMFIGTIWVYYYDAMSGPPGSGLDWFLSMYFTFQTFTTIGLGDVMPNNIPFDPVICSVFFFTLPMLKVMNRICYLSMENGVYGAFEVLSNRIQANCCKQAEPASQIEVAMKPGDQKQADELDFTNQLTIQSIATFMKSNADVYGGRLGRVYPIRVKYLNGKVLDIAKKLKENSSWNISRIFQEFKTDYKDLLAFDNVYKWSAYYRTDVQYKWNPWSATFFAMNLYTTVGYGTIAAETTIGIAVVILYTLLFCPVTMVISRDLGQFGLVYLTKLYGFIKFRYTSTIEKAKLHADDLIILPIKYGWIAMFGFLGITTIFLYYYDGLTGPDVGLSWWECFYFSVQTYTTAGFGDIMPINVTPEWVNNFTIHSLAAMASSSADVFGGNLGRVDLRTDDLLPVQDPIRKPSNAA
- a CDS encoding hypothetical protein (NECATOR_CHRX.G26285.T1) encodes the protein MATWKTVDDFYEHSHVACVRVDDLNQYGSIAPETLAAKCFTVLYGTLFCPITWIIVRDIGQLALVYMTTVYARLKLRFMKIDEKSDQVFMLPIWICVSICGLIMFIGTIWVYYYDAMSGPPGSGLDWFLSMYFTFQTFTTIGLGDVMPNNIPFDPVICSVFFFTLPMLKVMNRICYLSMENGVYGAFEVLSNRIQANCCKQAEPASQIEVAMKPGDQKQADELDFTNQLTIQSIATFMKSNADVYGGRLGRVNLRKSDVELESSTR
- a CDS encoding hypothetical protein (NECATOR_CHRX.G26285.T2): MGRETIGEFFYHSRVPKIDITNFNDTTNYKYTAEPEIKRIDPCPTTKCIHQREQNIGYKWNKYYWLWKANEWIGLRHLFMIFMIIAYTSIGAFLFYRIESRNERVVYPIRVKYLNGKVLDIAKKLKENSSWNISRIFQEFKTDYKDLLAFDNVYKWSAYYRTDVQYKWNPWSATFFAMNLYTTVGYGTIAAETTIGIAVVILYTLLFCPVTMVISRDLGQFGLVYLTKLYGFIKFRYTSTIEKAKLHADDLIILPIKYGWIAMFGFLGITTIFLYYYDGLTGPDVGLSWWECFYFSVQTYTTAGFGDIMPINVTFDPIVGLVYFFCLPVLKVVNRMTYLYLENGIHGYFAMIESKINRYLNNTHTTSCPLSNSQIPCTTLREKDYGSNYEPEWVNNFTIHSLAAMASSSADVFGGNLGRVDLRTDDLLPVQDPIRKPSNAA